In a single window of the Methanofollis ethanolicus genome:
- a CDS encoding HD domain-containing protein: MARQLRVGDDDLINLRSAALLHDIGHGPFSHVFEAPLKQINGPEATHEDITRRLIGEDEGIVSVLSERTDEVITLLSEDQNGILHQIISGNIDADKMDYLRRDSYHAGVTYGNFDLERVLYTLRKTASRQREDLTIHEKGIDAVESFRLARFLMYAQVYYHHTNVLANGMLQRAVTVAIRDKVVDAERIQMSGSSFLQHYLALDDARLLSQVLSKPESTAADLVRRLERRDLLKRGYESYVSQEEDTRLRYHLGTKFTPAMAQTIETAVAEECGCDPDLIIADVVKNENSLFKSASVLFEEDKFPILIERSDGKVKDIDSFSTLTYTGKPRTTFYLFCPEEERQRVEACAGDVIASTVG; encoded by the coding sequence ATGGCGAGGCAGCTGCGGGTCGGCGATGATGACCTCATAAACCTCCGCTCCGCCGCCCTCCTCCACGACATCGGTCACGGCCCCTTCTCCCACGTCTTTGAGGCGCCCCTGAAACAGATCAACGGGCCGGAGGCCACACACGAAGATATCACCCGCCGCCTCATCGGAGAGGACGAGGGGATCGTCTCTGTCCTTAGCGAGAGAACAGACGAGGTCATCACCCTCCTCTCCGAGGACCAGAATGGTATCCTCCACCAGATCATCTCCGGGAACATCGATGCCGATAAGATGGACTATCTCAGGCGGGACTCCTACCACGCCGGGGTGACCTACGGGAACTTCGACCTTGAACGCGTCCTCTACACCCTCAGGAAGACCGCGAGCAGGCAGCGCGAGGACCTCACTATCCATGAGAAGGGTATCGACGCCGTCGAGAGTTTCCGGCTCGCCCGCTTCCTGATGTATGCTCAGGTCTACTATCACCACACGAATGTCCTGGCAAACGGGATGCTCCAGCGGGCGGTCACCGTCGCGATCCGGGATAAGGTCGTGGACGCAGAGAGGATCCAGATGAGTGGCAGTTCTTTTTTGCAGCACTATCTCGCCCTCGACGATGCTCGCCTCCTCTCCCAGGTGCTTTCGAAACCGGAGAGTACGGCCGCTGACCTTGTCAGGAGGCTGGAGAGGAGGGACCTCCTCAAGAGAGGGTATGAGTCCTATGTCTCCCAGGAGGAGGACACACGCCTCAGGTACCATCTCGGGACGAAGTTCACGCCTGCTATGGCGCAGACGATCGAGACGGCAGTCGCGGAGGAGTGCGGGTGCGACCCCGACCTCATCATCGCCGACGTCGTGAAGAACGAGAACTCGCTCTTCAAGTCGGCGTCCGTCCTCTTCGAGGAGGACAAATTCCCCATTCTGATCGAGAGGAGCGACGGGAAGGTCAAGGACATCGACTCCTTCTCGACCCTCACCTATACGGGCAAGCCAAGGACGACCTTCTATCTCTTCTGCCCGGAGGAGGAGCGGCAGAGGGTGGAGGCGTGTGCCGGAGATGTCATCGCCTCGACGGTCGGGTGA